Proteins encoded in a region of the Selenomonadales bacterium genome:
- a CDS encoding DUF1858 domain-containing protein, protein MKQIKASDSIYKLATDHPEIVHIMVELGFKDITLPGMLQTVGRIMTLEKGSKVKRIPMSHIRECFRQRGFELNEE, encoded by the coding sequence ATGAAGCAGATTAAAGCTAGCGACAGCATCTATAAACTTGCTACCGACCACCCGGAAATCGTCCATATCATGGTCGAGCTCGGCTTTAAGGACATCACCCTGCCGGGCATGTTGCAGACGGTAGGACGCATAATGACCTTGGAGAAAGGCTCCAAGGTCAAGAGGATACCCATGTCGCACATCAGAGAGTGCTTCAGGCAACGTGGTTTCGAGCTGAACGAAGAATGA
- a CDS encoding methyl-accepting chemotaxis protein: MRHSVITKVVSATLLVLTAILLVAYYRVSVVGSKDAKARQLTSNSLEALHELQGAGFTLTRIKVDIRDAILDPQRFTFYESRILTQAEDLTNHIARLEGHVLTPEVAALTSTLQSELAAFHDLGGRILAYGRARNMRAATSLLLAEYIPAGESILESLQLIEGHYKHASAAALASLRTSAATANRMTYLNVVFSCLAALAVIIYIYASIVRPVIRIKNEVGRLAAGDLTSTYQALSDRSEIGDLSRSLCATITNLRALVSSVQTASQSVAASALGLSSSIKEVATGNDNQVGITKEISQTIEHLAGATQEIAANAQNAAAAGATAREVAQAGTLKIGKAIDTLKTVQESVLSLSSVSNQIGGMAAVIGDIADQTNLLSLNAAIEAARAGEHGRSFAVVADAVRSLAEQSRRSTKEIRDLTSTILQQIDAAIALSTQGAEGATGAQAALTGIITNINDIALTIEGISAVSEEQAAAANEVAASMDNFSSITHQVASSSRETSLAAQQLSALADELQQTADQFRL, from the coding sequence ATGCGACACTCGGTTATTACTAAAGTGGTTAGTGCTACGCTGCTGGTGCTTACGGCTATTTTATTGGTTGCTTATTACCGCGTGAGTGTGGTAGGGAGTAAAGATGCCAAAGCGCGGCAGTTAACCTCCAACAGCTTGGAGGCACTACACGAACTGCAGGGGGCCGGCTTTACTCTTACGCGCATTAAGGTCGATATTCGTGACGCCATCCTCGATCCGCAGCGGTTTACGTTCTATGAAAGCCGGATCTTGACACAGGCTGAGGACTTAACCAACCACATAGCACGACTAGAAGGGCACGTCCTGACACCGGAAGTTGCCGCTCTTACCTCAACCCTGCAGAGTGAACTGGCTGCTTTTCATGATCTAGGCGGGCGCATCCTCGCTTACGGTCGTGCCCGCAACATGCGTGCAGCCACGTCTCTGCTCCTTGCGGAGTATATCCCGGCCGGCGAGAGCATCCTTGAGTCGTTACAGCTAATTGAGGGTCACTATAAACATGCTTCCGCCGCAGCTTTAGCCAGCCTGCGCACCTCCGCTGCCACCGCTAACCGTATGACATATCTGAATGTAGTTTTCAGCTGCCTAGCGGCGCTGGCGGTAATTATCTACATATATGCAAGCATAGTGCGGCCGGTCATTCGGATTAAGAACGAAGTCGGCAGATTAGCGGCAGGCGACCTGACTTCCACCTATCAGGCGTTAAGCGATCGCAGCGAAATTGGCGACCTCTCGCGCTCGCTATGCGCGACAATCACAAATCTACGAGCTCTTGTCTCTTCCGTGCAGACCGCGAGTCAGTCAGTTGCGGCCAGCGCCTTAGGCCTAAGTAGCTCCATTAAAGAAGTAGCCACCGGCAATGACAACCAAGTCGGTATCACTAAAGAGATATCTCAAACCATAGAGCACTTGGCGGGCGCAACGCAAGAGATCGCCGCTAATGCCCAGAACGCCGCGGCTGCCGGAGCAACGGCAAGAGAGGTTGCCCAAGCGGGTACCCTGAAGATTGGCAAGGCTATCGACACGCTTAAAACTGTACAGGAGAGTGTGCTCAGCCTTTCCTCTGTTTCCAACCAAATTGGGGGCATGGCGGCAGTCATCGGCGATATCGCCGACCAGACCAATCTGCTCTCTCTTAACGCCGCGATTGAGGCCGCGCGCGCGGGTGAGCACGGGCGCAGCTTCGCCGTGGTTGCCGACGCAGTGCGCAGCTTAGCTGAACAGAGCCGTCGGTCCACGAAAGAGATAAGAGACTTGACGAGTACCATCCTCCAGCAAATCGACGCCGCTATCGCGCTGAGTACGCAAGGGGCCGAAGGTGCTACAGGGGCGCAAGCAGCGTTAACGGGCATTATCACCAACATTAACGACATTGCGTTGACCATCGAGGGCATATCTGCGGTGAGCGAAGAACAGGCTGCCGCTGCTAACGAAGTAGCAGCTTCTATGGATAATTTCAGCTCCATAACCCACCAAGTTGCCTCATCTTCGCGGGAGACCTCGCTTGCGGCACAACAACTAAGCGCCTTGGCCGACGAGCTACAGCAGACAGCCGACCAATTTCGCCTGTAG
- a CDS encoding electron transfer flavoprotein subunit alpha/FixB family protein, which translates to MPYVWTLAEQSNGRLREVSFELLSRGRKLADKLETKLCSLLLAGNVSDEALRELIARGADEVYVVDDPRLNKFVVETHSNVLADLIRRYKPHTILAAATSTGRTLMPHVAIKVTAGLTADCTELDIEEGTRLLLQTRPAIGGNIMATIKSPNHWPQMATVRPKSSKPLPLDSTRQGHITRITMLDEHYDDRVKVLGLRPYEEGLAGIEEADVVVAGGKGMKKAENFGLLRELARQLGGAIGGTRDAVDRGWLTYPHQIGLSGKTISPKLYVCAGVSGSIQHLAGIKTSECIVAINQDPDANIFQVADFGIVGNLFEVVPLLNAKLENCKKEGK; encoded by the coding sequence ATGCCCTACGTTTGGACGCTAGCCGAGCAAAGCAATGGACGCCTGCGGGAGGTCTCTTTCGAACTGCTAAGTCGCGGCCGCAAGCTCGCCGATAAGCTGGAGACGAAGCTATGCTCGCTGTTATTAGCAGGTAACGTCAGTGACGAAGCGCTCCGCGAACTCATAGCTCGTGGCGCGGATGAGGTATACGTCGTCGACGACCCGCGGCTGAACAAGTTTGTCGTAGAAACGCATAGCAACGTCCTGGCAGACCTAATCAGGCGGTACAAACCGCACACCATCTTGGCCGCAGCTACCTCTACCGGCCGCACCTTAATGCCCCATGTGGCGATAAAGGTTACCGCGGGTCTTACGGCCGACTGCACCGAACTCGATATTGAAGAGGGCACAAGGCTCCTGCTCCAAACTCGCCCGGCGATTGGCGGCAACATTATGGCGACGATTAAGTCTCCTAACCATTGGCCGCAGATGGCCACTGTACGGCCGAAGTCGAGCAAGCCTTTACCGCTAGATTCCACCCGGCAAGGCCACATTACGCGCATCACCATGCTCGATGAGCACTACGACGACCGCGTCAAAGTCTTGGGGCTAAGGCCTTATGAAGAAGGTTTGGCAGGTATAGAGGAAGCCGACGTGGTAGTGGCCGGCGGAAAAGGCATGAAGAAGGCCGAGAACTTTGGCCTGCTGCGCGAGCTAGCTCGTCAATTAGGGGGCGCAATCGGCGGCACACGCGATGCCGTAGACCGCGGCTGGCTCACGTACCCACATCAAATCGGGCTAAGCGGCAAGACCATCTCGCCGAAGCTCTACGTTTGTGCCGGGGTATCAGGCTCCATTCAGCACTTAGCGGGTATCAAGACCTCGGAGTGCATTGTCGCGATTAACCAAGACCCGGATGCGAATATATTCCAAGTCGCAGACTTTGGCATCGTTGGCAACCTATTTGAGGTTGTGCCGCTGCTTAACGCCAAGCTAGAAAACTGCAAAAAGGAGGGCAAGTAG
- a CDS encoding electron transfer flavoprotein subunit beta/FixA family protein, translating into MNICIPIKQVPETSDVKMDKETGTMIREGVASVINPLDLYAIETGLLLREQHGGSVTVCTMGPPAAAKALKEAIAMGCDEAVLITDKKFAGADTWATSYTLSEAIKQVGSFDLILTGERATDGDTGQVGPGIAAWLDLPLATYVSRIDSISAEGIVVERLVEEGYQILEMPLPALLTVVKEISNPRLPTLRGKKKARAYTLRTISAEALALDEGKLGLRGSPTKVVRIGYPKVTRGGKLVKAVGEEALNSAVDTLLDFLKEKKLV; encoded by the coding sequence GTGAACATTTGTATTCCAATTAAACAAGTGCCGGAAACTAGCGACGTCAAAATGGACAAGGAAACCGGGACGATGATTCGCGAAGGCGTAGCCAGCGTCATCAACCCACTCGACTTGTATGCCATTGAAACCGGCTTGCTACTAAGAGAGCAGCACGGCGGCAGTGTCACTGTCTGCACAATGGGCCCTCCGGCCGCGGCCAAGGCGCTAAAAGAGGCTATTGCTATGGGTTGCGACGAAGCAGTTTTAATCACCGATAAGAAATTTGCCGGGGCCGATACTTGGGCGACTTCGTATACTTTATCCGAAGCAATTAAGCAAGTTGGTAGCTTTGACCTTATCCTCACCGGCGAGAGGGCGACGGACGGCGACACCGGGCAGGTCGGCCCGGGCATCGCCGCTTGGTTAGACTTACCATTAGCCACTTACGTCAGCAGGATTGACTCAATCAGCGCAGAGGGCATCGTAGTAGAACGGCTGGTTGAAGAGGGGTACCAAATTTTAGAAATGCCCTTACCGGCGCTGCTTACGGTCGTTAAAGAGATTAGCAATCCTCGCTTGCCGACGCTGCGGGGCAAGAAGAAGGCGCGAGCCTATACTCTGCGCACCATATCGGCAGAAGCGCTCGCCTTAGACGAAGGCAAGCTAGGCCTGCGCGGTTCGCCCACAAAAGTTGTCCGCATTGGCTATCCAAAAGTAACGCGTGGCGGTAAGCTGGTAAAGGCTGTAGGCGAAGAAGCGCTAAACAGCGCCGTCGACACTTTGCTTGACTTTCTCAAAGAAAAGAAGCTGGTTTAG
- a CDS encoding FadR family transcriptional regulator codes for MFKPIKTKRVYRQVAEQIQAHIRAGNLRPGDRLVSERELADLLQVSRAAVREALSALEFVGVVESRQGEGTFVAEVSEHAFAEHLALLLAFERRTSLDMLEMRKILEVAAAELAAQRADRHDLEKIEHALLQMQRDLERDVLGEENDGLFHRAIVEAARNTMLSKTMSLIYDLVVHNMRTSRQHLFHNPHNRQLLYEQHQNVFNAVRRSDSAGARLAMIAHLEFVEAELLRDEISRSDADSTA; via the coding sequence GTGTTTAAGCCCATTAAAACGAAGCGTGTCTACAGACAAGTGGCTGAGCAAATTCAGGCGCACATACGGGCAGGCAACCTCAGACCGGGCGACAGGCTGGTGTCTGAGCGCGAACTGGCAGACCTACTGCAAGTGAGTCGGGCTGCCGTACGTGAGGCCTTAAGCGCGCTCGAGTTTGTGGGCGTGGTCGAGAGCAGACAGGGCGAAGGGACATTTGTGGCAGAGGTCAGCGAACACGCTTTTGCCGAGCACTTGGCTTTACTCCTAGCCTTCGAGCGCCGAACAAGCCTTGATATGCTGGAGATGCGCAAAATCCTTGAAGTAGCTGCGGCAGAACTGGCCGCACAGCGGGCTGACCGCCACGACCTCGAGAAGATTGAACATGCGCTTTTGCAGATGCAGCGTGACCTAGAGCGCGACGTCCTAGGTGAGGAGAATGACGGCTTGTTTCATCGCGCTATAGTGGAAGCCGCGCGAAACACCATGTTGTCAAAAACTATGAGTCTCATCTACGACTTAGTCGTGCACAACATGCGCACTAGCAGGCAGCACCTGTTTCATAACCCGCATAATCGCCAACTGCTGTATGAGCAGCACCAGAATGTGTTTAATGCCGTAAGACGTTCCGACAGCGCAGGGGCCCGCCTAGCTATGATTGCGCACCTCGAGTTTGTCGAAGCAGAGCTCTTGCGGGACGAGATTTCCCGAAGTGATGCCGATTCTACTGCATAG